CCAGGTTTGAACCACAATTTCCTGATCCACAAATGCGGGCTGCAAATATTCGATGTAGTGACTCCTGGCCACCCAGCCGATTTTCATTTCCCGATAACGGCGGCCGGACCAGCCATTGGCGGTGGAGTGGGCAACCGCCGCATCCTGCAGCCATTTTAAGTAAACGACATTATTGACGTGTCCCAGCCCGTCTATTTCCTCGGGGGTGACTAAATGACGGTATTCATAAATGCGATGCATGGAATTTGTATCCCGGGTTATGGTATGGTATGCCCAGACAGGAGCAATTGCTGAGTGAACGACATGAGAGTCGTCGGTTCATTCGCTTTGAATTAGTGTAATTGAATTGAATGAGAATTGAATCAGAGTTCCATGAATAATTTAACATCGCTTCCACTGGTAATCGGTTTAGGTGAATTGCTGTGGGACTGTTTTGGTGATGAGAGACGTCCCGGCGGTGCACCGGCGAACGTTGCCTTTCAGGCGAATCAACTGGGTTGTCAGGGGACTGTTGTGACCCGCGTCGGGGACGATGCATTGGGGACAGAGTTACTTGAATTTTTAAAGCAGCAGCAGCTCTCCACTGAGTACGTCCAGATTGATGAGACCCATCCGACGGGAACCGTGACCGTCGAATTCAGTGATGCCAACGATCCGCAGTATACGATTCATGAGCAGGTTGCCTGGGATCATTTGGAATTCAATGACCAACTGGCTGCGTTGATGAAACAGGCGCAAGCCGTCTGCTTCGGCACGCTGGCGCAGCGTGAGGCAGACTCGCGCGAGTCAATCCATCAGTGTCTGGCAGCGACGAGTTCAGCCTGTCTGGTCGTGTATGATATTAATCTGCGTCAGAAGTACTACGACCGTGATTGGATTGAACGGTCGTTGACAGCAGCGAAGATTGTCAAACTGAATCAGGATGAGGTGCAGGTTTTATCTGAACTGCTGGCCATTTCTGCCGAAGACCTGCAGGCGTTTGCACTACATCTTCAACAGGCATATGGAGTGGACGCAATCTGTATCACGCGCGGTGCGGAAGGATGTTTGATTTTCGCCGACGATCGGCAATATGATATTCCGGGTACTCCTGTAGAGGTGGCAGATGCGGTGGGAGCCGGTGATGCGTTTACCGCCGCTCTGATTTCCCGACGTCTGTTAGGATGGGGCTGGGAACAGGCGGTGCTGTTTGCCAATCGGGTGGGAGGTCTGGTTGCCAGTCAAGCGGGGGCGATGCCCGTTCTGCGGGCCGAGTTTGAACAGCTCAGTCAGGAGCTTCAGAAAACTTAAATCAGGTTGAGTTCATACACATTTTCATTACTTCAGATAGCTTAAGGAAATATTAAATGTCACGTTTTACTTTGTTCGCGCTGTGTCTGGTTGCAGTCAATTTTGTAGGATGTAACAGTGAAACTCCGACAGGCGGAGATGCGGAAGTTCCCGAGGCGGCTTCCAAAGGTGGAACGTCTACTACATCAGCGGATGATTATCAGGTCCTATTAAAAACCACCAAGGGTGATGTTTTGCTGGAAGTCCATCCGGAATGGTCGCCTAAAGGGGCTGCACGATTCAAGGAACTGGTTGAATTAGGATTTTATGATAACTGTGCTTTCTTTCGCGTGCTTGATGGTTTCATGGCACAGGTGGGGATCAATGGTGATCCTGCCTTGCATGCCAAATGGCGCGACAATAACATTCCAGACGACCCCGTCGTGGAATCGAATAAACGGGGATATGTCTCTTTCGCAAATGCCGGTCCCGATACTCGGTCCACTCAGTTCTTTATCAATTATGGTGACAACTCAAATTTGGATTATGGCTTCTCTCCCTTTGCAAAAGTCATTGAAGGCATGGAAGTGGTCGATTCCCTTTACAACGGATATGGTGAAGGCGCTCCCAGTGGCCCCGGGCCCTCTCAAGGCAGAATTGTGGGAGAAGGCAATGCGTACCTGAAAAAAGAGTTTCCGATGCTGGACTACATCGTCAAGGCAACAATTGTCGAAGAGGAGCCTGCTAAGACAGATGCGAAGTCTGAGACTGCTGAACCAGAGGCAAAGGATGACAAGCAGCCTGCTGAACCGGCGGCTGAAAAGTCTGAGAAGAAAGAGGCCGCTGACGACAAACCCAAAGAAGCAGCAGCTAAGAAAGACGAATAGATCTGGTTCAATCGTTGACCGGCATACGCACAAAGGGAGCTCGGATACAAGTCAGTTGATCCAGCTCCCTGCTGGCTGCCTGGAAGCGGCCTTCTGTGGTGCGGTGTGTCATAATTACCAACGGCACAATCGGGTAGTCCTCGGTCTGATCGACTTCAGGCGCTTCGTGTTGGACCAGGCTGGCGATGCTGATTTCGTGGTCTCCCAGTACATTGGTGATATCTGCCAAAACATGCGGGCGGTCTTCCACATTCAATCGCAGGAAGTAGCGCCGGGAGATCTCTTCACGGGGCATGATGTTGATATCCGGGCGAGGATTCCAGAGGTCCAGCCGTGGGAAGGTGATTGCGGCGCGGCCGACGGCGACATCAATCAGGTTGGCCACCACGGCAGAAGCGGTTGCCATCTGACCTGCTCCCATGCCTGACAGCCAGATTTTCCCCACCGCGTCCCCTTCCAGGGCGATTTTGTTGTAGGCGTCTTCTACATGGGCCAGGGGGTTATCATTGCGGATCAGCGTGGGCTGAGCATGCATTTCCAGTTGGCCATCCAGCAGTTTGGCGACTGCCAGTAATTTGACGGTATATCCCAGCTCATGGGCGTATTGCAAATCGGCTAAAGAGAGGGAGTCGATTCCCTGCCTGAGGAACTGATCCAGGTTGACTTTGACGCCGAGTGCCAGCTGCACCAGGATTCCCAGTTTCTGGGCGGCATCAGTACCGTCCACATCCATCGCGGGATCCGCTTCTGCATATCCAATTTCCTGCGCACTGCTGACCGCGTCTGCATAACTCACGTTATGAGAAAACATCTGCGTCAGGATGTAATTGCTGGTTCCATTCAGGATGGCTTCAATCGAAGTAATCTGATTGGCTGACATCGCCTGAGTCACGGTTTCGATTAACGGTACTCCACCTGCAACGGCTGCTTCAAAGCTGATGCAGCGTCCCAGTTCTTTAGCACGTTGAAACAGGCTTTCCCCTTTTTCGCAGAGCAGCGCTTTATTCGCGGTTACGACATCTTTACCGCTTTCGAGGGTACGCAACATGATATCGTAAGCCGGATCAATTCCGCCGACGAGTTGAATCACGACGTCGATCGAGGAATCATTGATGACCGCTTCAATATCGTCGGTGAGTACTTCTGCTGCCAGGTCAATCTCGCGTGGTCTGGAAAGATCTCTCACGACAGCTCGCTTCAGGTGAATCGGACGGCCGGCGCGTGTGGTCATTTGTTCGGCGCGGTTGAGCAAGATTTTCGCGACACCAGTACCAACGGTTCCCATACCGATAATGGCCACGTTTAAAGGAGAAGACGACATTCCAGATTCCTGAATTTGTAAACACGGTGAATTGTAGCGAGGGGCTTAAATATCAGCACCGTACTATAGACGGTCCTCGGGGTGAGTGGAACCATGGCTAGAGAAATCAGTTGATTTCATCGTCATAATATCGGGGAATATGTCGATTTTATGGATCAGTTTATGACAAATGTGTCAAGATTCCAGTGGGGAGAAAGTGTTCAATCACTTGTATGATGTGAGAAAGCGAAGTCAGTCGCAGGAGAGTAACTCTTTACCGCCAACAAAATTTTTCCAGCAAGCATATTTTTCATGCTTTACTTGTTGGAGCAGAACCGGATTACGACTGGGTTTTGCCGGTTTCTGCAGCAGTTTCATGCCAGCCTGAGAGGGAGTGCGACCTCCTTTTTTGGTATTACAACGGCGACAGGCACTGACAATATTTTCCCAGCTCATGCCGCCTCCGTGAGAGCGGGGGACAACGTGATCCAGACTAAGCTGCTTCACGCCGAATTTCTTCTGGCAGTACTGGCAGCGATAGCTGTCTCGGATAAAGATGTTGCGGCGGTTAAACTTGATGGTATTGTTGGGGATGCGATCATAGCGAAGCAGGCGAACGACACGGGGAACCTGGATTTCAAAATTGACGGTGAGAATCCAGTCTTCCAGTTCCGTTCGTTCATTGAACTCTGACCTGAGCCCACTGATTTCAATCCAGGAACCGAAGTCATAGTTCATGTAGGTGCCATCTTCTACGCTGATGACTTCCGCAATGTCTTTACTGAGCAGACAGAAGGCACGCTTGGCGGAGATCACGTGGACCGGCGAATAAGTCTTGTTCAGCGCCAACACGCTCGCCTGCATGGCGCTGGACTGTGCCTTACCGGTAGTTGCAGATATCATATGCCGCCCACCCTCCAGATCTCTTAGCAAGGTTATGGCAATATTGGGGAACGATGAAAATCGAAGCGACTCATAAGTAAAGAAACATTTGAATTGACGGGCATAATACCTTAACAGATGCTGCAGTCAATTAAAATTTGCAAATTCTTTACTTGATTTAAGCGCGTACCCTCACCTTTGATATTTTATACCTTGGGGGGCCTCCCAATCAACTGTTTCCGGGGGGATGGGGCAAAATGTATACTGAAATGGCTCTGTCGCTTCATCGAACTCGATCAGCTTTGATGAAGCGACGGTTAAGCCAATATGAACTTATTGCAACCAGGACAGTGGAGCGGTC
This genomic interval from Gimesia alba contains the following:
- a CDS encoding acyl-CoA thioesterase: MHRIYEYRHLVTPEEIDGLGHVNNVVYLKWLQDAAVAHSTANGWSGRRYREMKIGWVARSHYIEYLQPAFVDQEIVVQTWISTLQKVKSLRKYRIIRPTDSELLVRAETNWAFVNYENLTPRRIPEEVASCFSIVPEQDEPA
- a CDS encoding carbohydrate kinase family protein, giving the protein MNNLTSLPLVIGLGELLWDCFGDERRPGGAPANVAFQANQLGCQGTVVTRVGDDALGTELLEFLKQQQLSTEYVQIDETHPTGTVTVEFSDANDPQYTIHEQVAWDHLEFNDQLAALMKQAQAVCFGTLAQREADSRESIHQCLAATSSACLVVYDINLRQKYYDRDWIERSLTAAKIVKLNQDEVQVLSELLAISAEDLQAFALHLQQAYGVDAICITRGAEGCLIFADDRQYDIPGTPVEVADAVGAGDAFTAALISRRLLGWGWEQAVLFANRVGGLVASQAGAMPVLRAEFEQLSQELQKT
- a CDS encoding peptidylprolyl isomerase, which encodes MSRFTLFALCLVAVNFVGCNSETPTGGDAEVPEAASKGGTSTTSADDYQVLLKTTKGDVLLEVHPEWSPKGAARFKELVELGFYDNCAFFRVLDGFMAQVGINGDPALHAKWRDNNIPDDPVVESNKRGYVSFANAGPDTRSTQFFINYGDNSNLDYGFSPFAKVIEGMEVVDSLYNGYGEGAPSGPGPSQGRIVGEGNAYLKKEFPMLDYIVKATIVEEEPAKTDAKSETAEPEAKDDKQPAEPAAEKSEKKEAADDKPKEAAAKKDE
- a CDS encoding homoserine dehydrogenase translates to MSSSPLNVAIIGMGTVGTGVAKILLNRAEQMTTRAGRPIHLKRAVVRDLSRPREIDLAAEVLTDDIEAVINDSSIDVVIQLVGGIDPAYDIMLRTLESGKDVVTANKALLCEKGESLFQRAKELGRCISFEAAVAGGVPLIETVTQAMSANQITSIEAILNGTSNYILTQMFSHNVSYADAVSSAQEIGYAEADPAMDVDGTDAAQKLGILVQLALGVKVNLDQFLRQGIDSLSLADLQYAHELGYTVKLLAVAKLLDGQLEMHAQPTLIRNDNPLAHVEDAYNKIALEGDAVGKIWLSGMGAGQMATASAVVANLIDVAVGRAAITFPRLDLWNPRPDINIMPREEISRRYFLRLNVEDRPHVLADITNVLGDHEISIASLVQHEAPEVDQTEDYPIVPLVIMTHRTTEGRFQAASRELDQLTCIRAPFVRMPVND
- a CDS encoding HNH endonuclease; protein product: MISATTGKAQSSAMQASVLALNKTYSPVHVISAKRAFCLLSKDIAEVISVEDGTYMNYDFGSWIEISGLRSEFNERTELEDWILTVNFEIQVPRVVRLLRYDRIPNNTIKFNRRNIFIRDSYRCQYCQKKFGVKQLSLDHVVPRSHGGGMSWENIVSACRRCNTKKGGRTPSQAGMKLLQKPAKPSRNPVLLQQVKHEKYACWKNFVGGKELLSCD